TTTCGCCGGTCACCGCCCATCGGCTGCTGAAGCTTGCCGAGCAATTCGGCACGACCATCGTCGAGGATGACATCTTTGCGGACTTCGAACACCAGCGCGCGCCTCGGCTGGCCGCTTTCGACGGCCTCAACCGCGTCGTCCATATCGGCAGCTTTTCGAAGACGCTGTCGGCTTCGGTACGCTGCGGCTATATCGCCGCCCCTTCCGACTGGATCGACGGACTGACCGACCTGAAGATCGCCACATCGTTCGGCGGCGGCCACCTGTCGGCGGAGCTGGTGCTCGCCGTGCTGAAGGACGGCAGCTATCGCAAGCACATGGAGACACTGCGCACGCGGCTGTCGCGCGCCATGATGGAAACGATCCGCCGGCTGGCGACGCTCGGAGTTTCGCCTTGGCTGGAGCCGTCCGCCGGCATGTTCGTCTGGTGCAGGCTGCCGGATGGCGCAGACGCTTCCGCCATCGCGCGCTACGCCCTGGCGCAAGGCATCGTGCTCGCCCCCGGCAACGCCTTCAGCCTGTCACGCTCCGCAAGCAGCTTCCTGCGCTTCAACGTCGCGCAATCATCGGACGATCTGATCTACAGGGTGCTTGCCGACGCCATGAAAAGCGAGACGGTATCGCCGAGCGCCGGCATGACCGCCTGACGGATACGCCGCGCGCCGACAGTCACCGCGGCGGGGCGGTCGTCTCCCGCAGCGCCAGCCGCAAGGGAGGAACGCCGGGATCGACGATCGTCTCGTCGCCCGACATCAGCCGGTGCAGACGCGCGACCGCGCTGCGGCCGAGATCGCGGATCGGCTGCACGACGGTGGTAAGCCGCGGCAGGACGAAGGCCGCCGAGGGGATGTCGTCGAAGCCGATGATCGAGATGTCGCCCGGGATGGAAAGGCCGGCGTCATGCGCGGCATGGATGGCGCCGATCGCGGCGATATCCGTGGTCCCGATGATCGCGGTCGGCCGCTCGGATCGGCCCAGAACCAGATTGGCCAGCCGATAGGCCTCGTTGAAATTGTGGGTGTCGCCGAGTTCGATCGCCAGCGGCTTCAGGCCGGCCTTCTCAAGGGCATCCGTGATCCCGGCGACACGGCGGCGGATCGGCTGGCTGTGGGCCGGCGCGCCGATGACGGCGATGCGCTTGTGGCCAAGCCCGATCAGGTGCTCGGCCATCATTCGTCCGCCAAGCTCGTGGTCGACCGCGACCTTTTCGCTTTCGAGACCGTTCAGGTCACGGTCGAGGGCGACGATCGGGACATTGTGCGCCTTGAACTCGGCAAAGTGCTCGAATTCCTCGAGCGCACTGGCGACGATGACGCCGTCGACGCGCTGCGAGAGCAGCATGGCGATGTAGCGCCTCTCGTGCTCGCCGCTTTCGGCCGTGCTGCAGATGAAGGTCTGGTAGCCGAGGTCGAACAGCGCCTGTTCCATCGTGTGGGCGAGAATGCCGAAGAACTGTACGTCGAGCGTCGGCAGGAGAACGCCGACCAGCTGGCTGCGACCGCTGCGCAGAACGCGTGCGCCGCTGCTCGGCCGGTAGTTGGCCGCCTTCATGGCCTCCTCGACCTTCTGGCGGACTTCGGCGGAGACATAGCCGTTGTTGTTCAGCACGCGCGAAACCGAAGTGACCGACGTACCCGCCAGCTTGGCTATGGTCTTGATGCTTGCCATCGGCTCTCCTGTGACCTCACTCCCGCTATAGCGGAACGACGGCCCGCTCCGTCAAGTGCAATCCACCAAAACCACACCTTCGTCCCCCTCAGCTCATGACATTGCCGCCGTCGACATTGTAGCACTGGGCGACGATGTAGGCGGCGTCGGGACCGGCGAGGAACGCCGCCATTGCCGCCTGCTCGGCGGGCGCGCCGAAGCGGCCGGCCGGAACCGCGGCGGCGACGCGCGCCTTGACCGCGCCGGCGGGAAGACCTTCCAGCGCACCGAGCTTGGCATCGACCACGTCCCACATCGGCGTGTCGACGACGCCCGGCGCGATCGCGTTGACGTTGATGCCGTGGCGGATCAGATCGAGCGCACAGCTCTGGGTGATGCTGATGACCGCGGCCTTGGTGGCGCAGTAGGCGACCGCCGGGCCCTCGCCGCGCCGTCCGGCCTGCGAGGAGAAGTTGATGATGCGCCCGCCGCGTCCCTGCTCGACCATGCGGCGCGCGACGGCCTGGGTCATGAAGATCAGGCCGTCGACATTGACGGCGAAGACTTTCGCGGTGCGCTCGCGCGACATGTCCAGAATCGACTGGACCTCGTAGATGCCTGCCGCATTGACGAGAATGTCGATACCGTCCGCCCATTCGACAGTGCGGGCGACGACGGCATCGATGCTCTCCTGCCGGGTGACGTCGAGCGCCACGCCGATCGCCTGCGAGCCGATTTCGCTTGCAACACCATCGCAGGCGCCCTGATCGAGATCGGCGACCACCACCCTTGCGCCATCTCTCGCGAAGCGCTCGCAGACCGCCCGCCCGATGCCGCTCGCGCCACCGGTAACGATCGCGACCTTGCCGGCCACGGGACCGGATACCTGCTCATCGGCCATCATGCGACGCTCCCTGTCTTCGAATGATCAGGCACGACCAGCGTGCGGATCTCGCCGCCGGCCGGCGGGCTCGAAATCGCGCCCACGGCGTCATCGAGGCCGATCCGGCGGCTGATCAGCGGCTCGACGACGACGGTGCCAGACGCAATCAGGTCGGCCGCGCGGCGGTGCGTGAAGGGATTGAGGAAGGACGTGACGATGCTGACCTCGCGGAAGAGGATGTCGAAGGGCTCGATCTCGACCTTTTCGCCGCTTGGCAAGACACCGAGGATGACGGTCATGCCGCCCTTGCGGGTGAGCCTCGGCGCCTGCTCGACGGTTTCCTTCAGGCCCGCGCATTCGAACACGACATCGGCGCCACCCGGCAGGAGACCGCCGTCCGAAACGATATTGGCAATCACATCACCTTCCGTCGGGTCGATCGTCGCCGTGGCACCGAGCGTCTCGGCGAGCCTGCGCTTTGCCTCGCTGCGGGTGATGAGCACCACCTTCGTCGCGCCGGCAAGCCGCGCCAGCTGCACCACCAGCAGACCGATCACGCCGCCGCCGATGACGATCGCCGAAGCGCAGGCCTCAATCCTTGCGAGATCGACGCCGTGCAGGCAGCAGGCCAGCGGCTCGCAGAAGGCGCCATGCAGCGGCGGCAAGGAGAGCGGCAGCTCGAACGCCTGCTTTTCCGGGACGATCACATAATCGGCAAAACCGCCATTGCGGTGGATGCCGATCGCCTGCAGATTATGGCAGAGATTGACGCGGCCCTGATGGCAGGCGGAGCAGCGGCCGCAGGCGATGTTCGGATCGCCCGTCACCCGCATTCCCGGCCGAAACCCGGTCACGCCCGCCCCCACCGCTTCGATGATGCCGGCGAATTCATGCCCGAGCGTGACCGGCGGCTTCGAGGGAAACTCGCCGAGGAAGAGATGCCGGTCGGTGCCGCAGATGCCGCAGGCCTCGACGCGGACCAGAAGCTCGCCCTCCCCCGGTGCCGGCTTGTCCACGTCGCGCAGGGTCAGTTTGCCCACATCCTCCAGAAACAGTGCCTTCATTCTCGATCCTCCCTGCTTCAATTCTTCGTATCATCGCCCGCTTCAAGCCGCTGCAGCAATGTCCCCATGGTGGGAATTCCGTCGGTGGCGGTCGCGCCGCCGAGGCAGGCGACAGCCGCAAGGTGCGCGGCATTCAAGGTCTTCCGGATCGGCCAGCCCTCGTGAATGCCGTAGACGACGGCGGCGCAGAAGGCGTCGCCGGCGCCAACCGGACTGACGATGTCCGCGGGGTTGACCGGCTTCGACGGGATCCAGATCGGCTCACCTTCGACAGGCGTCCACAGCGCACCCTCGGGCGCATGCACCACGACGGCCCGCTTGACGCCGGCCCTGATCAAGCTTCCGGCGGTCTCCGCCAGACGGTCGCGCATAAGAGCACCGTTGGCAGAGCGGACACCGATGCCGGCGGCCCGC
Above is a window of Rhizobium sp. NRK18 DNA encoding:
- a CDS encoding zinc-dependent alcohol dehydrogenase family protein, giving the protein MKALFLEDVGKLTLRDVDKPAPGEGELLVRVEACGICGTDRHLFLGEFPSKPPVTLGHEFAGIIEAVGAGVTGFRPGMRVTGDPNIACGRCSACHQGRVNLCHNLQAIGIHRNGGFADYVIVPEKQAFELPLSLPPLHGAFCEPLACCLHGVDLARIEACASAIVIGGGVIGLLVVQLARLAGATKVVLITRSEAKRRLAETLGATATIDPTEGDVIANIVSDGGLLPGGADVVFECAGLKETVEQAPRLTRKGGMTVILGVLPSGEKVEIEPFDILFREVSIVTSFLNPFTHRRAADLIASGTVVVEPLISRRIGLDDAVGAISSPPAGGEIRTLVVPDHSKTGSVA
- a CDS encoding L-iditol 2-dehydrogenase — encoded protein: MADEQVSGPVAGKVAIVTGGASGIGRAVCERFARDGARVVVADLDQGACDGVASEIGSQAIGVALDVTRQESIDAVVARTVEWADGIDILVNAAGIYEVQSILDMSRERTAKVFAVNVDGLIFMTQAVARRMVEQGRGGRIINFSSQAGRRGEGPAVAYCATKAAVISITQSCALDLIRHGINVNAIAPGVVDTPMWDVVDAKLGALEGLPAGAVKARVAAAVPAGRFGAPAEQAAMAAFLAGPDAAYIVAQCYNVDGGNVMS
- a CDS encoding LacI family DNA-binding transcriptional regulator; the protein is MASIKTIAKLAGTSVTSVSRVLNNNGYVSAEVRQKVEEAMKAANYRPSSGARVLRSGRSQLVGVLLPTLDVQFFGILAHTMEQALFDLGYQTFICSTAESGEHERRYIAMLLSQRVDGVIVASALEEFEHFAEFKAHNVPIVALDRDLNGLESEKVAVDHELGGRMMAEHLIGLGHKRIAVIGAPAHSQPIRRRVAGITDALEKAGLKPLAIELGDTHNFNEAYRLANLVLGRSERPTAIIGTTDIAAIGAIHAAHDAGLSIPGDISIIGFDDIPSAAFVLPRLTTVVQPIRDLGRSAVARLHRLMSGDETIVDPGVPPLRLALRETTAPPR